Proteins from a genomic interval of Candidatus Gracilibacteria bacterium:
- a CDS encoding prolyl-tRNA synthetase associated domain-containing protein has product MIDIYAFLKTHDISYESFAHPAVFTCEEAERLCPKMPGVPVKNLFLRSKDKKRHLLVVVGYDKRVNLNELKTVLGISGLGFASSERLQKYLGVEPGSVTLLGLVNDTEHAVEVIFDQGIWGQALQCHPLVNTATLVIPVDGIERLLKATGHAYQVMEVPEKAVTASTEAFITPRSFGISQSVIPIMIEIRKPRCCNVALSKYSCCFT; this is encoded by the coding sequence ATGATCGACATTTACGCTTTTCTAAAAACACACGATATTTCCTACGAATCTTTTGCCCACCCTGCGGTTTTCACTTGCGAGGAGGCGGAACGCTTGTGTCCTAAAATGCCCGGGGTCCCGGTGAAAAATCTATTCCTTCGCAGTAAAGATAAAAAACGTCATCTTTTGGTGGTGGTGGGGTATGACAAACGCGTGAATTTGAATGAATTAAAAACGGTTTTGGGAATTTCCGGACTGGGCTTTGCCTCGTCGGAGCGATTGCAAAAATACCTTGGGGTGGAGCCGGGTTCGGTTACTCTTCTCGGGCTGGTGAACGATACCGAACACGCGGTGGAGGTGATTTTTGACCAAGGAATTTGGGGCCAAGCCTTGCAATGCCATCCGTTAGTGAACACCGCGACATTGGTGATTCCGGTGGACGGGATTGAGCGACTTTTAAAAGCTACGGGACATGCATATCAGGTGATGGAGGTGCCGGAAAAAGCTGTAACGGCTTCCACTGAAGCTTTTATAACTCCCAGGAGTTTTTGAATATCACAATCCGTCATACCAATCATGATTGAAATACGAAAGCCTCGTTGTTGCAACGTAGCTCTTTCAAAATACTCCTGTTGTTTTACGTAA
- the argH gene encoding argininosuccinate lyase: MPTPIKKKIWFKNKEVSVNRVVEEFNAGEDIAYDQEMIPDDVWCSRGYARLLKKHGLLTAQELKELEQGLDEILKLYEKGEFVLKLEDEDCHTKIEDYLIQRFGDTGKKIHTGRSRNDQVLVMMRWFLKRKLKFIREKSMTLAQKFVKFARKYEMVAMPGYTHMQKAMPTTVGTWMAAFAESLIDDIKLLTAIRDDIVDQNPLGSGAGYGSPFDFDRDWLSKELGFKKTQNNVIYCHNSRGKIEGLVLESCAQIMLTLNRLACDLLFFTTQEFQFFHMDDSIATGSSIMPQKKNLDVAELIRGRTATVLACRQEVAMNILNKISGYHRDGQEIKRPLFLGLKYTEMSLDAMGVVLDNIEPNKEILMKSMLGCPGLFAAHKAFEKVKEGMTFRDAYREIGSNIDKIKVTEKDVNRWLKMSTHQGGTGNLGLDRVEKEIKEWMKK, encoded by the coding sequence ATGCCCACCCCCATCAAGAAAAAAATATGGTTTAAAAACAAAGAAGTGTCGGTCAATCGTGTCGTGGAAGAATTCAATGCCGGCGAAGATATTGCTTACGATCAAGAAATGATCCCGGATGATGTGTGGTGCTCCCGCGGGTACGCGCGTTTGCTCAAAAAACACGGACTTCTCACCGCGCAAGAATTGAAAGAGTTGGAGCAAGGCTTGGATGAAATTTTAAAACTTTACGAAAAAGGGGAATTCGTCTTGAAATTGGAGGACGAAGATTGCCACACCAAGATTGAGGATTATTTGATCCAACGTTTCGGAGACACGGGAAAGAAAATTCACACCGGCCGTTCGCGCAACGATCAAGTGTTGGTCATGATGCGCTGGTTTTTAAAGCGAAAACTTAAATTCATTCGTGAAAAAAGTATGACTTTGGCACAAAAATTCGTGAAATTCGCGCGAAAGTACGAAATGGTGGCCATGCCCGGGTACACGCACATGCAAAAAGCCATGCCCACAACGGTGGGGACGTGGATGGCTGCGTTTGCGGAAAGTCTCATCGATGACATCAAGCTTCTCACCGCGATTCGCGACGATATTGTGGACCAAAATCCGCTCGGTTCCGGCGCCGGCTATGGTTCTCCGTTTGATTTTGATCGCGATTGGTTGTCCAAGGAGCTCGGGTTCAAAAAAACGCAAAACAATGTGATTTACTGCCACAATTCTCGAGGAAAAATCGAAGGCCTCGTGCTCGAATCCTGCGCACAAATCATGCTCACCCTCAATCGTCTCGCGTGCGATTTGTTGTTTTTCACCACCCAGGAATTTCAATTTTTTCACATGGACGACAGCATCGCCACCGGCTCCTCGATCATGCCGCAAAAAAAGAATCTCGATGTGGCTGAGCTCATCCGCGGCCGCACCGCGACCGTTCTCGCGTGCCGACAAGAAGTGGCCATGAATATTTTGAATAAAATTTCCGGGTACCATCGTGACGGGCAGGAGATCAAGCGCCCGTTGTTTTTGGGCCTCAAATACACGGAAATGTCACTCGATGCCATGGGCGTGGTGCTCGACAACATCGAACCGAATAAGGAAATTTTAATGAAATCCATGCTGGGTTGCCCGGGATTGTTTGCCGCGCACAAGGCGTTCGAAAAAGTGAAAGAGGGCATGACGTTCCGCGACGCGTACCGTGAAATCGGAAGCAACATCGACAAAATCAAAGTCACGGAAAAAGATGTGAATCGCTGGCTCAAAATGTCCACGCACCAAGGCGGCACCGGGAATTTGGGGTTGGATAGAGTCGAGAAAGAAATTAAAGAATGGATGAAGAAATAG
- a CDS encoding amidohydrolase family protein has product MANPWDLLSVLRTKIKEKGGPVSCHAHFDKAYVVTPETLTMTLEHMEVKWDLWKKVKAGYTHENLVERMKLSAENMINQGCTITRTNIDVDSTVGMKCIEAALEVKEMYKDRLKIQICSQVLEGALTPEAQGWIEKAAPYVDVLGGLPSRERPRQAEHLDYIFSMAKKYKKTVDVHIDQNNDPDERDTELLAKKVIEHGLQGRVNAVHCCSLAAQPDDYIREVAKLMKQADMSVIICPRSMIDGVQMREKMAPVHNSIGPVPHFLEAGLNVALGVDNVHDYFCPFIDGDVFTELLFLLETCRYYDIEVLTDMATVNGRKILEGI; this is encoded by the coding sequence ATGGCTAATCCCTGGGACCTCCTCTCTGTTTTGCGCACCAAAATCAAAGAAAAAGGCGGGCCCGTGTCATGCCACGCGCATTTTGACAAAGCGTATGTGGTCACCCCCGAGACTTTGACCATGACCCTCGAGCACATGGAGGTGAAATGGGATTTGTGGAAAAAAGTGAAAGCCGGGTACACGCACGAAAACCTTGTGGAGCGCATGAAATTGAGCGCTGAAAATATGATTAATCAGGGTTGCACGATCACTCGCACCAACATCGACGTGGATTCTACGGTCGGAATGAAGTGCATCGAAGCCGCACTCGAAGTCAAAGAAATGTACAAGGATCGCCTCAAGATTCAAATTTGCTCGCAGGTATTGGAAGGCGCGTTGACTCCCGAGGCGCAAGGATGGATTGAAAAAGCCGCGCCGTACGTGGATGTGTTGGGCGGTTTGCCGTCCCGCGAACGCCCGCGCCAAGCCGAGCACCTCGACTATATTTTTTCCATGGCTAAAAAATATAAAAAAACCGTGGACGTGCACATCGACCAAAACAACGACCCGGACGAACGCGACACCGAGTTGTTGGCCAAAAAAGTGATCGAACACGGATTGCAAGGTCGCGTGAACGCGGTGCATTGCTGTTCTCTGGCCGCGCAACCCGACGATTACATCCGCGAAGTCGCCAAGTTGATGAAACAAGCGGACATGAGCGTGATCATTTGCCCGCGCTCCATGATCGACGGCGTGCAAATGCGCGAAAAAATGGCCCCGGTCCACAACTCGATCGGCCCGGTTCCGCATTTTTTGGAAGCCGGACTCAATGTGGCCTTGGGCGTGGACAATGTGCACGATTATTTCTGCCCCTTCATTGATGGCGACGTGTTCACCGAGCTTCTTTTCCTCCTCGAAACCTGCCGTTATTACGACATCGAAGTCCTCACCGACATGGCCACCGTGAATGGGAGAAAGATTTTGGAGGGGATTTAA
- a CDS encoding thymidylate synthase, with translation MEQYLSLVREVLENGEERKDRTGTGTISIFGIQRKYDLRKGFPMLTTKKVLYDAVLYELLWFLHGSTNVNDDLKQHTPIWNPWADATGELGPIYGYQWRKWDKFTWDEKTKKYEKSHVDQIEEAIRMIKKDPTSRRIIVSAWNVADVPRMALPPCHLLFQFYVVNGRLDCQLYQRSADIALGVPFNIASYATLMHMMAGECHLVPGIFTHTIGDAHIYLNHVEGMKEQLKRTPKPLPTLKMNKKPFHEYKFEDFKIENYNPDPFIKFKIAVGKNPSPSS, from the coding sequence ATGGAACAATACCTCAGCCTCGTGCGTGAAGTTCTCGAAAACGGTGAAGAACGAAAAGATCGGACCGGAACCGGCACGATTTCGATTTTTGGAATTCAACGAAAATACGATTTGCGCAAAGGATTTCCGATGCTCACCACCAAAAAAGTCCTCTACGATGCCGTGTTGTATGAATTGTTGTGGTTCCTTCACGGCTCCACCAACGTGAACGATGACCTCAAACAGCACACTCCGATTTGGAATCCCTGGGCCGATGCCACCGGCGAGCTCGGGCCGATTTATGGCTATCAATGGCGAAAATGGGATAAATTCACGTGGGACGAAAAAACGAAAAAATATGAAAAATCGCACGTGGACCAAATCGAAGAGGCGATTCGCATGATCAAAAAAGATCCCACGTCCCGCCGTATCATTGTCAGCGCCTGGAATGTGGCCGATGTCCCGCGCATGGCTTTGCCGCCGTGTCATCTTCTTTTCCAATTTTATGTGGTGAACGGTCGATTGGATTGCCAATTGTATCAACGCAGTGCCGACATCGCGCTCGGCGTTCCGTTCAACATCGCGAGTTATGCCACGCTCATGCACATGATGGCGGGGGAGTGTCATTTGGTTCCCGGAATTTTTACCCACACCATCGGCGACGCGCACATTTATTTAAATCATGTGGAAGGCATGAAAGAACAACTCAAGCGCACACCCAAACCGCTTCCGACCTTAAAAATGAATAAAAAACCATTCCACGAATACAAATTTGAAGATTTCAAAATCGAAAATTACAACCCGGATCCTTTTATAAAATTTAAGATTGCGGTTTGAAAAAATCCTTCTCCATCATCGTAG
- a CDS encoding dihydrofolate reductase, whose protein sequence is MKKSFSIIVAIDKNLGIGKNNQLPWHFSKDLQYFARITKTTQNPQAKNAVIMGRNTWASIPEKYRPFPGRLNIVLTRDRDFKVPEGVVVASSLDDALVKAKNLKAENCFVVGGASVYRMAIEHPACNHLYITEILSTFDCDTSFPSISLDRFKRIKESEIYEEKGSQFRFVEYERL, encoded by the coding sequence TTGAAAAAATCCTTCTCCATCATCGTAGCCATCGACAAAAACCTCGGGATTGGCAAAAACAACCAGCTCCCGTGGCATTTTTCAAAAGACCTCCAATACTTTGCGCGTATCACAAAAACCACACAAAATCCTCAGGCTAAAAACGCGGTGATTATGGGGCGCAACACCTGGGCCTCCATTCCCGAAAAATATCGCCCCTTTCCGGGCCGCCTCAATATAGTGCTCACGCGAGATCGCGATTTTAAAGTCCCGGAAGGAGTGGTCGTGGCGTCTTCGTTGGATGACGCGCTTGTCAAAGCCAAAAACCTCAAAGCGGAAAATTGTTTTGTGGTGGGCGGAGCCAGCGTGTACCGCATGGCCATCGAGCATCCCGCCTGCAACCATCTCTACATCACGGAAATTTTAAGTACTTTTGATTGCGACACCTCTTTTCCGTCGATCTCGCTTGATCGTTTTAAACGCATAAAAGAGTCCGAAATTTACGAAGAAAAAGGGTCACAGTTCCGGTTTGTGGAATACGAACGATTGTAG
- a CDS encoding LCP family protein, translated as MKKNPLKRLKLLEKVTAKMPYFVLALTILAVVQFLGNAGMAFTLNRLDSNNATLIDEMGRIQTSLTTLGDGLNETRQVLGLPAKEYVTSFLTSEDVGEDTEDTETVEAADPTVEIFNVIEKLGEEEATQALYEKTKTDLEAYFNATENIAYFESKGLYLRNGVSTHLADAEGRVIFTIGILENGDIAVTSYKGTLLEWSTEDGKGDFETFKQEFKTLLDNVEDTKAWVDAIDTSREVIYTELTTNTEIQAILTEKGLTIGSEQETTYHFVHQILRKDGVALVEIVLDKETGMIWAAEKGDPAFGQDVSFDELNSDKLEPFTMVEDQSIFAPNILPLLTALDARTEFDKSIEDTKAAIESLRNDEGFNALLQKYGFTFTFDPTETEKTIEYTILEGPEIFRILYIDKTTGELKLKEPGQETGSLLKDVLIAESVEFTLPTAEALANLPGATDTAINILVMGKHGSNVDTMIFTHIDPTQQTVTMVSIPRDLYYNNRKINSVYATYGMGELLREISDITGYSVSQYILVDMYVFIDLVDLVGGVDVTLAEDLIDPTYHVYENGVESTLYYAAGDYHFTGVQALRIARSRHSTSDYSRAERQQLILSALKDKAETLGLGDATTFAKLIKTCLDETETNLGVSDVLSYFFRFKDFTIKKGNVLSTANVLASVQVPVNFVTSLRTDSCGESGVPATVVAPSPISPDGTAQPEAGTATDATTPCTIQYAVYTLSPRDGNWDYIKWYFRDTLEK; from the coding sequence ATGAAAAAAAATCCTCTCAAACGTTTAAAATTGTTGGAAAAAGTAACGGCAAAAATGCCGTATTTTGTGTTAGCGCTCACGATTTTGGCAGTGGTGCAGTTTCTGGGAAATGCGGGGATGGCGTTCACGCTCAACCGTCTGGATTCCAACAACGCCACGCTCATTGATGAAATGGGGCGGATTCAAACTTCACTCACTACGCTCGGAGACGGATTGAATGAAACAAGGCAAGTATTGGGACTTCCGGCCAAGGAATACGTGACCAGCTTTTTGACGAGTGAAGATGTCGGCGAGGATACGGAAGATACGGAGACGGTTGAAGCCGCAGATCCGACCGTCGAGATTTTTAATGTGATTGAAAAGCTCGGGGAAGAGGAAGCGACACAAGCTTTATATGAAAAAACAAAAACCGATCTTGAGGCCTACTTCAACGCCACGGAAAATATTGCATATTTTGAAAGCAAAGGCCTTTACCTTCGCAATGGCGTGAGCACGCACCTTGCCGACGCGGAGGGGCGCGTGATCTTTACCATTGGAATCCTGGAAAATGGCGACATCGCGGTGACGAGTTATAAAGGAACGTTGCTCGAATGGAGCACGGAAGACGGGAAAGGGGACTTTGAAACTTTTAAACAGGAATTTAAAACTTTATTGGACAACGTAGAGGATACAAAAGCTTGGGTCGACGCTATCGATACCTCGCGTGAAGTCATTTACACCGAGCTCACAACCAACACGGAAATCCAAGCAATTTTGACGGAAAAAGGACTCACCATCGGGAGTGAACAAGAAACCACGTATCATTTTGTGCATCAAATTTTACGAAAAGATGGAGTCGCACTTGTGGAGATCGTTTTAGATAAAGAAACCGGAATGATTTGGGCGGCTGAAAAGGGAGACCCTGCTTTTGGGCAAGACGTTTCTTTTGATGAATTGAATTCGGATAAACTCGAACCGTTCACCATGGTAGAAGATCAAAGTATTTTTGCTCCCAATATTCTTCCCTTACTCACCGCACTCGATGCTCGAACCGAATTCGATAAATCCATTGAAGACACAAAAGCCGCGATCGAGAGTCTGCGCAACGACGAAGGCTTTAACGCGTTGCTTCAAAAATACGGATTTACCTTCACTTTTGACCCCACGGAAACCGAAAAAACGATCGAATACACTATCCTGGAGGGGCCGGAGATCTTTAGAATCCTTTACATCGACAAGACCACAGGAGAACTCAAACTAAAAGAGCCGGGACAGGAAACCGGCTCTCTTTTAAAAGACGTGTTGATTGCGGAGAGTGTGGAATTCACATTGCCCACAGCCGAGGCCTTGGCCAATCTGCCCGGAGCCACGGACACAGCCATTAATATTTTAGTCATGGGAAAACACGGCTCCAATGTGGACACCATGATTTTTACGCACATCGATCCTACACAACAGACCGTGACCATGGTCAGCATCCCGCGCGACCTTTACTACAACAATCGCAAAATCAACAGCGTGTACGCCACGTACGGCATGGGCGAGCTCTTGCGCGAGATTTCCGACATCACCGGTTACTCGGTGAGTCAGTATATTTTGGTGGACATGTATGTGTTTATTGATTTGGTGGATTTGGTCGGGGGAGTGGACGTGACGCTCGCCGAGGACCTCATCGACCCCACGTATCATGTGTATGAAAATGGGGTGGAAAGCACGCTTTATTATGCGGCCGGGGACTACCATTTCACAGGGGTTCAGGCGCTGAGAATTGCGCGTTCGCGACACTCGACTTCGGATTATTCTCGCGCCGAACGACAGCAACTTATTCTTTCCGCGCTTAAGGACAAGGCGGAGACGTTGGGCTTGGGCGATGCCACGACTTTTGCGAAACTCATCAAAACTTGCCTCGATGAAACCGAGACCAATTTGGGAGTCTCCGATGTGTTGAGTTATTTTTTCCGATTCAAAGATTTCACGATTAAAAAAGGAAATGTTTTGAGCACCGCCAATGTGTTGGCCAGCGTACAAGTGCCGGTGAATTTTGTGACCTCGTTAAGAACGGATTCCTGTGGGGAAAGTGGAGTGCCTGCCACCGTTGTCGCTCCCTCCCCAATATCCCCTGACGGCACAGCCCAACCGGAGGCCGGCACAGCAACAGACGCAACCACCCCCTGCACCATCCAATATGCGGTCTACACACTTTCTCCTCGTGACGGGAATTGGGACTACATCAAATGGTATTTTAGGGATACGCTGGAGAAGTAA
- a CDS encoding type II toxin-antitoxin system RelE/ParE family toxin produces the protein MIFKIQYAEAVVREDIPKLSKMMKVRIREAIEEKLTTHPEQFGKPLRRSLRGYRKLRVGDYRVIFRIEGFYVKIFRIQHRSVVYMSQVFTF, from the coding sequence ATGATTTTTAAAATTCAATATGCCGAAGCCGTGGTTCGAGAGGATATCCCGAAATTGAGCAAAATGATGAAAGTCCGTATACGGGAAGCCATTGAAGAAAAATTAACCACCCATCCCGAGCAATTTGGAAAACCATTGAGACGATCTCTTCGAGGATATCGAAAGTTAAGAGTGGGAGATTATCGGGTGATTTTTCGTATTGAAGGGTTTTATGTGAAAATTTTTAGAATTCAACATCGTTCCGTAGTTTATATGTCTCAAGTTTTCACTTTTTAA
- a CDS encoding ribonuclease H, translating into MITIHTDGSCLGNPGPGGWAAIIKIGAKKVEIKGGESESTNNRMEIKAMVEALRWVKKNHSKPWPSIELFSDSTLLVKTLNEGWKRKTNQDLWAQLDEAREGLKVKIEWVKGHANNPMNERCDVLAVSEAGKIARAKKPPRGGEYRSTSSIVAKSASSTNSPSSSDHYLCQRCKRTSSGLLGYLKESGLIRVDCPSCKSYIKFAAPTPANLVRAKKRILLTSKEIESFQLQRKKEGTPLTDRDLKTLKGMTKQEAEQSFESAQKLF; encoded by the coding sequence ATGATCACTATCCACACCGACGGCAGTTGTCTCGGAAATCCCGGCCCAGGCGGGTGGGCGGCCATTATTAAAATTGGGGCAAAAAAAGTGGAAATCAAAGGTGGCGAATCCGAGTCCACCAACAATCGCATGGAAATCAAAGCCATGGTCGAGGCCTTGCGTTGGGTTAAAAAAAATCATTCGAAACCGTGGCCTTCAATCGAGCTGTTTTCGGATTCAACCTTGCTTGTTAAAACTCTAAACGAAGGCTGGAAGCGAAAAACCAACCAAGATTTGTGGGCTCAATTGGATGAAGCGCGTGAGGGCTTAAAAGTGAAAATTGAGTGGGTAAAAGGCCATGCCAACAACCCCATGAATGAGCGATGCGATGTGCTGGCAGTGAGCGAAGCGGGGAAAATCGCGAGAGCAAAAAAGCCTCCCCGGGGCGGCGAGTACAGATCAACATCATCCATTGTTGCCAAATCCGCGTCTTCAACCAACAGCCCAAGCTCCTCCGATCACTACCTTTGCCAACGATGCAAACGCACTTCCTCCGGCCTTCTTGGCTACTTAAAAGAATCCGGACTCATCCGCGTGGATTGCCCCTCGTGCAAAAGTTACATCAAATTCGCGGCCCCCACTCCGGCCAATCTCGTTCGTGCCAAAAAACGCATTCTCCTCACCTCAAAAGAAATTGAATCCTTTCAACTTCAACGTAAAAAAGAAGGCACGCCACTCACGGATCGTGATCTCAAAACTCTCAAAGGCATGACAAAACAAGAAGCCGAGCAATCATTCGAAAGCGCGCAAAAATTATTTTAA
- the trxA gene encoding thioredoxin produces MAHVFNDSNFDQEVLKSQLPVLVDFWATWCGPCQMQGPIVEKLATEFEGKVKIGKMDVDQANKTASQFRIMSIPTMIVFKNGQPVTQKVGFQSEANLREMLNELLK; encoded by the coding sequence ATGGCTCATGTTTTTAACGACAGTAACTTCGATCAGGAAGTTTTAAAATCTCAACTCCCTGTTTTAGTGGATTTTTGGGCAACCTGGTGCGGTCCGTGCCAAATGCAAGGTCCGATTGTGGAAAAACTCGCCACCGAGTTTGAAGGCAAAGTTAAAATTGGCAAAATGGACGTGGATCAAGCCAATAAAACCGCTTCTCAATTCCGCATCATGAGCATCCCCACCATGATTGTCTTCAAAAACGGCCAACCCGTGACTCAAAAAGTCGGGTTTCAATCCGAAGCCAATTTGCGCGAAATGCTAAATGAACTTTTAAAATAA